The genome window GTTCATTGCGAATGGCCCGATCGGTTTTTCCAGTAATCAGGTCGAGCTGATTCAATGCGTCGGGCGATGCACCGGCCGGCGGCATAATTCCGGCAGCCGCCCAAACGGTTTTGGAAATATCCATTAGCGAAATGAGCGGCTCGAGAGTTTTTCCTGCCGGGACCTTTCCGGGCCAGCGAACGATGAACGGAACGCGAACGCCGCCTTCCCACGCATCGGTTTTCTGCCCCAGAAAATCGAGGTTGGAATTCTGGCCCTTTGCCAGATATTCCTTGTGGAAAATTGCACCGTTGTCGCTGGTGAAAATAATCAGCGTATTATCCGCCTGTCCGAGTTGTTCCAAGGTTTGGAAAACCTGCCCGACACACCAGTCCATCTGCTCTACAAAATCGCCGTACCAGCCGAGCTCCGTGCGACCTTTAAAATCTTTGGACGGGGCTACCGGCACATGCGGAGCCACCAGCGCTAAATTAATGAAGAACGGTTTTTTGCCCGCCGTGCCTTTAATGAACTCTATCGCCTTTTCGGTGACGATCAGATCAATCTGGTCGACCGGCCGCGCTTCGTGGGCGGCTTTGGCTCCTTTACTGGCGCCCCAGCCCCATGGGCCGCGCTCCACGTCTTTCGGAATGCAGATCAGCGGATCGTCCGGATCGAGGCCGACGACATGACGGTCTTTAACAAACACAAAGGGCGGTTCGTTATGAGTGAAAGGAGTGCCGAAATAGGTGTCGAAACCCATCTCGAGAACTCCGCGCGGCAATTCCCTGTTCCAGTCGAGGTCCTGACGATGTTTCCGATCCTTGGAAGGTTCGCCCCAGCCGGTATGCACTTTGCCGAAGTAGCCGGTGGCATATCCGTTGTCGCGGAAAACAGAAGCGATCGTCGGGCGGTCCGCTTCGATAAGCGCCTCGCCGTTCCAGTTGCGCGGATAGCGGTGGTAGTAGCGGCCGGAGAGAATCGAGTAACGGGACGGCGTGCAAACCGCAGCTGTTGAATGCGCATCCATTGCGCGAATGCCTTCTGCCGCCAACCGGTCAATGTTCGGAGTTTTAATCCATTTGGATCCGTAGCAGCCGACATCGCCGAGGCCCAAATCATCCGCAATAATCAACAGGACATTCGGCCGCCCGGCATCCGCCTGCACACAGGCGGCCGCAGCGGCGGCCAGCAGAAGTGCGTTCCATTTATTCTTCATATGAAATCCCCCTGTTCAATTCTTTCTGAAGTTCGTGAATTCGTTTTTCTGAAAGCGGATAAAAGCAAACGAGCAATGCAGCCAAACCGACAAAGCCCATCGGGACAAACATGTAGAGCAGACGCATGGTGGTAATGACCGATTCGGGCTGCACCTCGATCTCGGCGTTGTAGCCGGACCAGTTGAGCATGTAGCCGCTCAGAACCATGGTGAGCGCTATGCCGGCTTTGCAGGCCCAGCTGTAGGAAGCACCGAACATCCCTTCGCGACGGCGGCCGGTTTTCTTTTCGTCAAGGTCACAGATGTCGGCCAGCATGGAAGAGGCAATAGTCCACATACAGGAAAGCCCGGGCGCGGCAAGCGCGAGCGTGATCAACTGAAGGTACGGGTTTTCCGGCGTGTAAAACCACCAGCTGGTTCCATAGGCAACGACCACCATCAGCAGGCCGCCGATCAGTGTTGGTTTTTTGCCAATGCGCGTGGCGACAGCCGCGATCAGCGGAACCAGCGCCAATCCGGCGCCCTGAAACGCGAAGTTGGCAACCATGTTGAGTTTGGCCACGCCCTCTTTATCACCGCCGAAGACATAACAGGTGTTGATGTAGAGTGAAAAACTGTTGACCATGAAAATGCCCAGCATGACGCAGACAGTCACGGCGATCAGCAGCAGAAAAACCCGGTTCGAAAACGTTGCGCGAATGGCAGGCCAGAAAGCGATTTTCGGCTGCGCCTGCACCTGAAGTTTTTCGCGGCAGAACAATGCAGGGAAAAGTGCACAGGCAACGATGAGCCCGCCGAAGACCCAACCGACAATCCGCACGCCGACCACGTCGTTTCCCCCGCCCCATTTCTGCGAGAGATACCACATGGCACCGAGACCGAGGCCGCCGACGGCCTGGAACACCGTACGGTAGGCCTGCACCCGCGTACGCTCGTTGTAGTCCGAAGTCAGTTCCAGCCCCAGTGCGCTCCACGGCACGGCAAAGATCGTGTAGGCGGTGTAGTACAGAAAGGTCATGACCATGAAGAACCAGCCGATTCCCGTGACAGAAAGAAAGGTCGGCGGACTCCAGATCAGCCCGAACATCAGGAAGCAAAGCAGCGCTCCGATGATGATGAACGGACGGCGGCGTCCCAGACGCGAGTGGAAGTTGTCGGAAATGTTGCCCATCAGCGGATCGGAAACGGCATCCCAAACGCGCGGCAGGCCGAGCGCCCAGCCGAGCAGGCGCGGGTCAACGCCGAGACCCATGTTGTAAATCGGAAATGCCAGGTAGTTCAACGCGTTGGTCATGTAGACATCGGCAATCGAGCCCATGGCCCAGGCGGATTTTCTGCTGCGTGAAAGTTTTGTTTCCATATGATTCATTTCAGTTCGGTCAGCTGACCGGCCAGGTTTTCGGGACGTTTCGTTTCCGAATCAGTTCCGCATTGGTTTTCATAAAGTTCAATCCGACCGAATGGGGAACGGGACGCAGTGGAAGAATACGTTCCTCTTCCCGGTCCATTGCATTGCGCAGTTTTGCCAGCAGTTCCTGCGCAAAGCGATCGTATGCCATGTTGTGCTGTTCGCCGGGATCAGCTTGAAGGTCAAACAGCTGCTCCACGCCGACAGGATGCGTTTTGCGGGACGGCGGCAGACCTGTAACGTCTCCTTCCTCTTCGTAGCCCCGGATATATTTAAACCGTCCGTCGCTGATCATGTGCGCATACGCACTGCATTCCGCATATACATATTCGCGCCAGGACGACGGATCGGTTCCGTCCACTAACGGCCGCAGGCTGCGGCCGTGAGGCAGAGCGGAGGCATCAACACCGGCGTAGTCACAAATCGTCCGGCCGAAATCGATGCCCGACACCAAATGCTTCGTGTCCTGAACGTTTTTACGAACCGACAGCACGTCACCAAGTGTCGCCACAACGAAAGGAACTTTGACAACTTCTTCGTAGAACGTTGATTTTCCAATTCCCCAATGGCGCGCCATTCCTTCGCCATGGTCGGAGGAAAACACAATCAGGGTGTTTTCCCTCCATGCCGAGTGATCGAGCTCGTTGAGCAGCAGCTCGATTTCATGATCCACCATTTCGATCAGACGATGATAGTTGTAGCGATGTATCCGCCACAGGTCGTCGCTCCAGTCAGAAAACTTCGGGACATCGATTCGACCGCGATGCGTCACAACCTGGATGGACAGCTCGCGCCGGTCGTATTCATGGGCCTCCGGCAGCGGCGGAATCTCATCGTCTGAGAGAATCTTTTCCTGCACATAGCGTGGCACCCGCTTCCCATTCGTTTTCTCTGCCCGTTCATATTCACTGGACGGCGTAATGCAGATGTCGTGAGGGTTGAGATATCCGACCGAGAGAAAAAACGGTTGGCGGTCGTTGTAGTTGCGCAGGAATGCGCGGGCGCTGCGCGTAACTGCCTGGTCGGTCAGCTCACCCCACCAGCTTCCTTCATGCAGCACATGAAAGAGCTGCCGCACGGCCTTGCCGGGAACATGCCATTTGCCAACGTAATAGGTGTTGTAGCCGCCCTGCTGCAGAAGCGGAGAAAGGTCCGGCGTGTCGCTGTGACACGGCGTATTGTTTATAATGACTCCGTTTTCGGAAGAATACATTCCGCTCCACCAGGCCGTGCGCGCCGGACAGCAGACCGGATCGGTTGAGAAGGACTGCATGAAGGAAGTCCCGTTGCGTACAATGCGATCGACTCCCGGCGTATGGACATATTCCGCGCCGTAGGCCCCGATAGAATCCAGCAGGCTCATCTGGTCCACATGAATGAAAATGATGTTCGGCACTCCGGCCCGTGCCTGCCCGCGGGCGTTGGACGGATAGAACAGCGATCCTGCGCCGAGCGCAGCGGACCCCGTCCCAAGAAAAGAGCGGCGGCTCATTTCAAACTGTTGCTTATCAGACATTACAACGCCTCCCTTTCCAGCCTCGGCTGCGGGTTGTAGACCAGCGCGGACAGCGCATAGCGGGCAATCAGCACACGCCCGGAATCATCGCTCCAGTAAAAGACCGGTGTAATTCCGGGGCCTTTCTGAACATAGCCATGCAACGTAATTTCGCGCCCGCCGAAAGATGCCTGGAATGTTTCCAGGAAACGGATGCTGTGTCCGTCAGCAAAGGATTCCATTTGAGGAAAATAGCCAAAGGTAAATTCCTTATCCTTCGGGAATGACTGTATCGCGGCAATCAGTGCCCAGTTACTGACAACCGGCAACCCGGAGACCGTTTCCCGGTATGTGTACCAGTTCCCGGCCGCGTCCTTTTTTTCAATCCGCCCGTCGCGCAACCGACCGGTTTCGTTCATTTCGGCATAGGGGCGCGTCAGTGGATCGAGCTGGTTCCTAAGACAAAGGTGAAGCGTCCATTCCCGGTCCGGGTCCAAGGAGCAAAGCGCATCGCGACGACACTCGGTTTCGACCAGGAGATGCTGCCGCTCCCGCTTATAATTCTGCTCCAACTGCCGGATTCCGCTAACGGCAAGCCGGACTCGGTCTTTTTCCACTCCGACCTTCATCCGCAGACTGCCGTAGTAAACCTGATCATCTTTCGTGAAATTCTGCTGTCCCGTATAGACTACGTCGAAAGACGTCTCCCAGTCGGAAGAAGGAGCAAACGTTTCCTGAGGAAGCGTGCTGTTCACAGAAGAAAATCCTTCCTGAAAAACCTTCCCGCTCAGAATCGAACTGTCGCCGAATGACCAGTGAAATTTATTTTTCATTGCCCCCTCCGGACAGGACCATTATCGCGAATCTCATAAATCCTTTCGGCTTCCGGCATAAAGGCCGCTGCGGCAAGGCATCCGCTGCCGCGACGCAGAAAACCAGAATCAGACTGGATCCAATACCTCTCACGATCAGTCCTTTTCTTTCTGAAGCCGTTGATTTGCTTCCTGTAGAGCATCCAGCATCCAGGCGCGGTGGTTGTCTTCCATGATGTTCCACGGCGTCTGGTCTACATGCTCAAAATCAAAGTTCCAAAGTGCGGAAAGCGGCACCTTGTTTTCCACAAACAGATTCAGAATGAATTCAAACTGACGACGCTCTTGGTCTGGAGTTTTCTTTTTTCCGGACGGCCCGAATTCGCCGATCCAAAGCGGTTTGTCTGCACGACGCGATATTTCCATCATGAACGGCAGCTGCTGCTCCGGGCCGTATTCCATGAAGCCGCCGTCATGATTTTCTTCGTCCAGTGAGAAATAATAGAAATGGGCGGAGAGCGCATCCATGGCGGCGTTGTCCTGAAGAAAGATTTCCTCCCACTCCGCCTTTGTGTCGATTCCCCAAGCGCCGTCATGGAAATTATGATACGCAGTCGGGCGCGGCATGGTGTCGCCGGACAGAACCGGACGGTGCAGATCGATTGCATGAACCGTATCGGCAAATGCCTGATAGGCGACATAAATATTCTTCCGGAACATTTTATCACGCGCCGTGCGCTCAGAGGGAGTTCCAAAGTCCGGAACAATCCATCCGCGCCCGAGTTCCGGCGGCGGAAGGTCGGCCTCGTGAATGAATTCGTTGCCGAATTCCCACGCCCAGATCGCCGGGGAGTCCTTGTAGCGCGAAACCACTTCGGTGGTATATTGCCGCATAAAAGCGATAGTCTGACTATCGAGGTTTCCCCATTGATCAATCGGCTCTCCGACGAGATCCGGCACCGTTGGGAAAAACCAGAACAGCGACGGAATCAACCCGATTCCGGCAGCCTCGGCATCGGCCACCAGCCGGTCGAATGCCTCGAAATAAGCCGTGCGGTTTTCCTGATAGCTTTTCCACTCGTTTGGAAAAAATCCGCCGACGGCAAAACGCACAAAGGCAATGTCATGCTCGCGCAGCGTTGCGAAGCCCTGCCGGTATGAATCATCATTCAGATTCGGCGTTCCGCCCTCCAGACCGAGTTTCCGAATGAATGCCGTAAAGTAATTGACCCCGATTCCGTGGAAGGGTTTCCCGTCTTTCAGGAACTCGCCGTCTTTCACGGTCAGGCCCGGTGGAGTTGAAGCACATCCCGCACATACAGTAAGCATCAGCACAAAAAACCATCTTTTCATTTCCATTCTCCAACTGCATACCGGTCGTTCAGTTTCCGGACTGCCTCGAGCATATAGACCCGTTCATGGTCGGGCAAGATGTCCCAATCCGGCTGGTAGCGGCCAGAAGGAATGAAATTCCAAATGGCGGACAGAGAAATACAGTTGTCTTCGACCGCCTGCATCATGCGGAAGAAAATTTCACGCGAATAGTCGTCGGATCCCGGCATACCAAGCTCACCGCACCAGACCACGCGGTTGTTTCTGCGACATTCCTGAACCGCGGCAGCAACCACCTCACCAAGCGGCGGTTTCTCGCCTTTGAAATATGACCCATCGGCCTCTTCATACAGATGAAATGAAGCCACCTCGAAGCAGTCGGGCGTATCTGAGGCAAACTGCTCCAGCCACTGGGCGCGGGAATCATGCCCCCAGCAATCCTGATTGCTATTGTGCCACGCAGCAGACCGGGCGATGGAATCACCGGTTACGATAATGCGCTCCGGATCGATCGATCGCACGGTCCGATAAAAATCTTCATAAAGATCGAGCAGCATCGGGCGCGTCAGCTTGTCCGCCGCAGTACGCGGCGTCTTTGTTCCCTTTTTCGGAGGTGGCAGATGATCCAGCTTCGGCAGGTCGGCAAAGAGCATGTATTCATTGCCGAATTCCCATCCGAAAACCGCCGGGGAATCCTTGTAACGCGTCACGATGTCTGTGGCATATCGACGAATAAACCCACGCGACCGACTGTCGGCATCGCCCAATGCACTGAGCGGTTCATTCATGTAATCCGGAACAGCCACAACCGACCAGAACAGCGATGGAATCAGTCCCAGCTCCCGCTTTTCCGCTTCGTGAACAATCAAATCCAGCCGGGCAAAATAATCGGAGGGACTCTGATCATAGAGCTTCCAGCCCTGATCATGAAACGGTCCGGCCATAAAACGGATAAAAGGGACCCGGTACTTTTTACGAAGAATCACAAATCCTTTTTCGTAGTCACGATTCTTTGGATTGCTAAGCAATTGACTGAAACAATTGTGATAGTTGACACCCATTGCACGATACGGCGTTCCGTTCCGCATCAGCTGTCCTCCAGATACAGTCAACCCGGCAGACCAGCCAACAGACAAGCCGCAGCAACACAGAAACGGAATAAGGCATATTTTCTTCATCAGACTCCGGAATTCATGATTGGGTTATATATTGCATCTTGTTGCACTAATGTCAACCAGAAAGCTGTCCAAAAGGATTTGAAGCGTAATCAATCGAATCCTGTCACAAGTTTTCGATTGACGCCGAATGCAACTTGTTGCATCTATTTAGTCTATCAATATGAAAAAGCCAACCATCTATACACTTGCACAGGAATTGGGAACCAGCCCGTCTACCGTCAGCCGGGCACTGAACAATTCCCCGAAAATCAGTGAATCCCGCCGCCGGGCAATCAAGGAGCTCGCCAGCCGGCGCGGATTCAAACTGCGCGATTTTTCGCCGAGATTAACCAACCTCTGCGTTCTGATCTGCACCGGAACAAACGATGAAACCATTTTCTCGGATTACACCGATCAGGTCATCAACGGCGTTAACCGCTACTGTAACGAACAGGATCTGGAACTCTCGATCTACAGCTCGCCGCGCGAAAAGCTGAACAGCATTGATGTGGTCAAAGAACTGTTCCGTCGCAACGTGGACGGGGTTATCATCCTGAACGCCAACAGCAAATGCAATTTTATCGAACAGATTGAAAAAGAAAAACTTCCCTGCTGCTGTCTGCTTTCAGGCAATCCGCAAATACCGAACAACATTCTGAGCGTCAATAACCAGACCCCCGCCCGCAAAGCGGTTGAATACCTGATTCAGCTCGGACACCGCCACATCGGATTTCTTTACAGCGCACCGAACAATCAGGCACAGCTTGACCGACTGGAGGGATACAAATCCGCACTGCAGGCAGCCGGTATTCCCCTGAAAGAAGAGTACATTCCGGAAATGCCGACATCCCCGGAAACCACCGGAATTGAATACGGCTTCCAGGCGGCGACCCGCCTGACTGAGGAGTCTCCTGAAATCACCGCGCTCTTTGCTGCCAGCACCGACCTTGCTGCCGGAGCGCGGTCCGCGTTCTACCGCAAGGGGCTCTCCGTTCCCGAAGACATTTCACTGATCGGCTGCGACGACAACCCGCATGCTGAATATTTCTGCCCTCCGCTGACCGTGGTGGACATCCCAAACATCCGCCTCGGCCAAAGCGCCGCCACATGGCTGCACCGCAAGATCGAAGGCGACAGCTCCGCCAAACCGCCGCAGGAACCATGGATGGAGGGCCGGCTGATCATCCGCGAAACAACTGCCCCGCCGCATTCCGAGTAAGCATCATTTTCCGTCCGGACCCGACCCCAGATACACGTCATATTCCGGACGGTCAAACACATCGCTGAAATGCGGATGAGCCGAACCTCTCCGCCAAGGCCACTGCATCAGAAACTCGTACTGAAGATTGAACTGATCAGCAACCTGCTGAAGCTCCTCCAAAACCTGGAGATCATTCCAGTAGGTTTCGAGCACGATGATTTTCGGGCTCCGGATTTCCGCTTCATAAAACTCTGAAATCATCCGGGGCATCCATTGCGGAATATGATTATACAAATCCAGCGCGTAACACTCCGGGCGCACACCGACCTCGTCGCACACATCGATCCAGCGCGCAACCCGACCGGGATGCGCCGCAATGGAAAAGCCGAACGTATCTTCCGTTCCGAACCGGCGCGCATATTCCGCCCACAGCTTTTTTGTATATTCAGTGACACGACCCGACTCGATTCCGCCAAGCTCCGCACCCAGATCAAACCGCAGCCTCATTCCGGAACCGTCCAGCGCCTCGCGAACCAGCGCCCGAACAAAGACAATGAAGTTCAGATTTTCCTGATACAGCTCTTCATCCCAATCCTTCCATTCCTGTGACCACGCAGACCCCTGCTGCGCAAACCGGAAAATCAGCTCGTTGAACCCGCTCTCCTGAACCAGAGCAAGAAGCTCTTTCAAATTCTGCTCGTGCTGCGGCAGAAGAACACCGCCGTTGGAAGCCAGTACATGCCCGAAAACTCCGCCCGCCGCCAGCTGCTCCGGTGTCAGGTGATCATGCCACATCATAATGGAAATCTTGCGCTGGCCGGAGTCAGCCATCGCTTTCAGCTGCGCTGAAATGTCTTCTTTTTCCTGCAGATGAAATGTCCCCACAACCGGCCGCAGCACGCCGGGCCGGAACCAGCCCTGACCGCCCTTCAGATACTCATCGGCCACATCATACATTACATAGTTGGATCCGCCGATCTCCCTGAAACACCGGCCTGGCCGATCTTCCGCAAATCCTGTAACAACCGCATACATCAGAAGCCCCGCCGTCCATCCAAATCTGTTTTTGAAAATACAGCTCATCCCATTGTTTTCCATATTGATTCGACGCATCGATCAATCGATAAAATGAAGTGATCACTTCAATACTGCAAACAAAACCGCAGAAACCGGAATAATAAATTCCAAGGTTTGGAAACCGGAAGCCCCGTATTCCGGTTGTTTTTCCAATGTTTGGAAAAGTTGAGAACATTCGAGGCGCGGCACCCATGAGATTTTCAATCCATGCCAAAACCAACCCTGACGCACCGAATGGAACATTGGGCATATTCTCCAACGAATGGATCTCCGCCGAGATAACAGGGAAACGCCTCGCTCACCGAATCCAGGCAACGGGCACTGCCCGCTTTGTCCCCGTTAACATAAAGCGTAAAATCCAATCCGGTTTTGATCAGCTCCACAGAGACCCATTCTTCCCGGGGAAACACAAAGGGAAGCCGCATAAGCTGCCTTCCCTTATCATAAATCTGGATTCCACGTTCCGGCGTAATCTTCATGAACGAAGTGGCCTCTTCAGCCGTCCGCCGATTCCCCATCAGAATTGAACCGGGAGCTGATTCGCGGCTGATGTTTACCTCCATTTTCCAAACCATGGAATTTTCCGGCGTTATCGGCAGGATATCCGTCAGCCGGGCATATTGAGTGCCCTCGAAAACATAAACTCCATCAACCGCCACGATCTCCCCCGGAGGTTTAATGCCGGCATCTTGGCCAAACTGCTTCATTGTTTTTTCCCATTCCGCCTGCATCGCGGCGGCACGTTCGGGATACAAACGGATCAGATTATCTGTTTCACTGCGGTCAGCCCCAAGATTGTAAAGCTCCCACGGCCTGCCAGCTTCAGCAACCAGCTTCCAGTCGCCGGAACGCAATGCACGGTTTCCCTGATGATACCACCAAATATTTCCACTGCGCTTTTCCCGGTCGGTTGCAAAAACGGGGACAAGGCTCTGCCCAAGAAAGGATGGCGCTTCTGCGGAAGGTGCCGACGAGCTGCCGGCCAATTGGAGAAACGTCGGAACAATATCGACAAAATGGCAGGGGAAACGACGCAAAGTACCCTTGTCGCTGATTCCGTTCGGCCAGTGTGCAATCAACGGACTGGACACGCCGCCTTCATGGGTCCACATTTTATAGAGCCGAAACGGAGTGTTCGCAACCGAGGCCCAACCCGGCCCCAGCCCCAGATAACTGGAAGCGGAACCGACCGGAGCGGATGAATCGTGTCCGTCTCCGCGAATCAGCTGCTCTGAACTTGCACCATTGTCCGACGCAAACAGAATCAGCGTGTTCTCATAGCAGCCCATCTCCTTGAGCTGCTGAATAATGCGCCCGATCTCCTGATCCATTCGATCAACCATCGCGGCATGAACTTCCATCTTCTGCGCCTGGAACTTTTTCTGCTCATCGGTGAGGTCATCCCATGCAACAGCACGGTTGATCTCCTGCGGCCCGATCATCTCCCGAAGCTTTTCGGCAGACAGACTGCCGGGTGGACAGCGCAGCTCCGGATCTCTCGGAGACAACCCGCCCTGCACGATGCCCAGCTTCTTTATCCGCTCGTAACGTTCCGCCCGAACCTCATCCCAACCATCGTCATACTTCCCTTTATAGCGGGCAATATCCTCCGGCAGCGCATGGAGGGGAAAATGCGGAGCAGTAAATGCAACATACTCAAAAAACGGTCGATCGGGA of Tichowtungia aerotolerans contains these proteins:
- a CDS encoding MFS transporter, with protein sequence METKLSRSRKSAWAMGSIADVYMTNALNYLAFPIYNMGLGVDPRLLGWALGLPRVWDAVSDPLMGNISDNFHSRLGRRRPFIIIGALLCFLMFGLIWSPPTFLSVTGIGWFFMVMTFLYYTAYTIFAVPWSALGLELTSDYNERTRVQAYRTVFQAVGGLGLGAMWYLSQKWGGGNDVVGVRIVGWVFGGLIVACALFPALFCREKLQVQAQPKIAFWPAIRATFSNRVFLLLIAVTVCVMLGIFMVNSFSLYINTCYVFGGDKEGVAKLNMVANFAFQGAGLALVPLIAAVATRIGKKPTLIGGLLMVVVAYGTSWWFYTPENPYLQLITLALAAPGLSCMWTIASSMLADICDLDEKKTGRRREGMFGASYSWACKAGIALTMVLSGYMLNWSGYNAEIEVQPESVITTMRLLYMFVPMGFVGLAALLVCFYPLSEKRIHELQKELNRGISYEE
- a CDS encoding arylsulfatase; this translates as MTRKYAGCFLAGLLVGSLLALGEQTEPKPNIVLILADDLGFSDLGCYGGEIRTPNLDSLAANGLRFTQAYSCARCWPSRASILSGYYPNQICRDLLPLPGSKRTDRPEWAELLPRYLETAGYRSCFSGKWHIDGSPLEEGFEHTYLLDDHDRYFSPKVHEENGHHLPPVERGSGFYVTTAIADHAIGHLKEHAERSPDRPFFEYVAFTAPHFPLHALPEDIARYKGKYDDGWDEVRAERYERIKKLGIVQGGLSPRDPELRCPPGSLSAEKLREMIGPQEINRAVAWDDLTDEQKKFQAQKMEVHAAMVDRMDQEIGRIIQQLKEMGCYENTLILFASDNGASSEQLIRGDGHDSSAPVGSASSYLGLGPGWASVANTPFRLYKMWTHEGGVSSPLIAHWPNGISDKGTLRRFPCHFVDIVPTFLQLAGSSSAPSAEAPSFLGQSLVPVFATDREKRSGNIWWYHQGNRALRSGDWKLVAEAGRPWELYNLGADRSETDNLIRLYPERAAAMQAEWEKTMKQFGQDAGIKPPGEIVAVDGVYVFEGTQYARLTDILPITPENSMVWKMEVNISRESAPGSILMGNRRTAEEATSFMKITPERGIQIYDKGRQLMRLPFVFPREEWVSVELIKTGLDFTLYVNGDKAGSARCLDSVSEAFPCYLGGDPFVGEYAQCSIRCVRVGFGMD
- a CDS encoding sulfatase family protein produces the protein MKNKWNALLLAAAAAACVQADAGRPNVLLIIADDLGLGDVGCYGSKWIKTPNIDRLAAEGIRAMDAHSTAAVCTPSRYSILSGRYYHRYPRNWNGEALIEADRPTIASVFRDNGYATGYFGKVHTGWGEPSKDRKHRQDLDWNRELPRGVLEMGFDTYFGTPFTHNEPPFVFVKDRHVVGLDPDDPLICIPKDVERGPWGWGASKGAKAAHEARPVDQIDLIVTEKAIEFIKGTAGKKPFFINLALVAPHVPVAPSKDFKGRTELGWYGDFVEQMDWCVGQVFQTLEQLGQADNTLIIFTSDNGAIFHKEYLAKGQNSNLDFLGQKTDAWEGGVRVPFIVRWPGKVPAGKTLEPLISLMDISKTVWAAAGIMPPAGASPDALNQLDLITGKTDRAIRNELYMIGITGTALRSGDWVYIPQQGSCGITTLESATWAIQLADLGQTNSDYNVDGTLKEDAPGAQLYNLRNDPGQSKNVIRDYPEKAAELAARFKEVSKR
- a CDS encoding cellulase family glycosylhydrolase, translated to MKKICLIPFLCCCGLSVGWSAGLTVSGGQLMRNGTPYRAMGVNYHNCFSQLLSNPKNRDYEKGFVILRKKYRVPFIRFMAGPFHDQGWKLYDQSPSDYFARLDLIVHEAEKRELGLIPSLFWSVVAVPDYMNEPLSALGDADSRSRGFIRRYATDIVTRYKDSPAVFGWEFGNEYMLFADLPKLDHLPPPKKGTKTPRTAADKLTRPMLLDLYEDFYRTVRSIDPERIIVTGDSIARSAAWHNSNQDCWGHDSRAQWLEQFASDTPDCFEVASFHLYEEADGSYFKGEKPPLGEVVAAAVQECRRNNRVVWCGELGMPGSDDYSREIFFRMMQAVEDNCISLSAIWNFIPSGRYQPDWDILPDHERVYMLEAVRKLNDRYAVGEWK
- a CDS encoding sulfatase family protein, which translates into the protein MSDKQQFEMSRRSFLGTGSAALGAGSLFYPSNARGQARAGVPNIIFIHVDQMSLLDSIGAYGAEYVHTPGVDRIVRNGTSFMQSFSTDPVCCPARTAWWSGMYSSENGVIINNTPCHSDTPDLSPLLQQGGYNTYYVGKWHVPGKAVRQLFHVLHEGSWWGELTDQAVTRSARAFLRNYNDRQPFFLSVGYLNPHDICITPSSEYERAEKTNGKRVPRYVQEKILSDDEIPPLPEAHEYDRRELSIQVVTHRGRIDVPKFSDWSDDLWRIHRYNYHRLIEMVDHEIELLLNELDHSAWRENTLIVFSSDHGEGMARHWGIGKSTFYEEVVKVPFVVATLGDVLSVRKNVQDTKHLVSGIDFGRTICDYAGVDASALPHGRSLRPLVDGTDPSSWREYVYAECSAYAHMISDGRFKYIRGYEEEGDVTGLPPSRKTHPVGVEQLFDLQADPGEQHNMAYDRFAQELLAKLRNAMDREEERILPLRPVPHSVGLNFMKTNAELIRKRNVPKTWPVS
- a CDS encoding cellulase family glycosylhydrolase is translated as MKRWFFVLMLTVCAGCASTPPGLTVKDGEFLKDGKPFHGIGVNYFTAFIRKLGLEGGTPNLNDDSYRQGFATLREHDIAFVRFAVGGFFPNEWKSYQENRTAYFEAFDRLVADAEAAGIGLIPSLFWFFPTVPDLVGEPIDQWGNLDSQTIAFMRQYTTEVVSRYKDSPAIWAWEFGNEFIHEADLPPPELGRGWIVPDFGTPSERTARDKMFRKNIYVAYQAFADTVHAIDLHRPVLSGDTMPRPTAYHNFHDGAWGIDTKAEWEEIFLQDNAAMDALSAHFYYFSLDEENHDGGFMEYGPEQQLPFMMEISRRADKPLWIGEFGPSGKKKTPDQERRQFEFILNLFVENKVPLSALWNFDFEHVDQTPWNIMEDNHRAWMLDALQEANQRLQKEKD
- a CDS encoding LacI family DNA-binding transcriptional regulator; the protein is MKKPTIYTLAQELGTSPSTVSRALNNSPKISESRRRAIKELASRRGFKLRDFSPRLTNLCVLICTGTNDETIFSDYTDQVINGVNRYCNEQDLELSIYSSPREKLNSIDVVKELFRRNVDGVIILNANSKCNFIEQIEKEKLPCCCLLSGNPQIPNNILSVNNQTPARKAVEYLIQLGHRHIGFLYSAPNNQAQLDRLEGYKSALQAAGIPLKEEYIPEMPTSPETTGIEYGFQAATRLTEESPEITALFAASTDLAAGARSAFYRKGLSVPEDISLIGCDDNPHAEYFCPPLTVVDIPNIRLGQSAATWLHRKIEGDSSAKPPQEPWMEGRLIIRETTAPPHSE